Proteins from a genomic interval of Sinobacterium norvegicum:
- a CDS encoding efflux RND transporter periplasmic adaptor subunit: protein MNKRILLPLLVLVIGGFAVYGLMTGRPVPEPIDSPAGPATAVDVFIATPESVRLTVSSQGTIRPHRAIDIVAQVGGKVDSVSDVYLNGDFFTEGQQLLRIEDADFRFAVIRAESIVAEAKELLATIKGQALQAKREWRDLGNEDANALFLKKPQLRAAEARVAAAKSDLSQAKLSLQRTVIRAPFDGRIEETLVNLGQYVAPGAAIAKIYATDKVEVRLPLTDRQIALLDLPLRYQNSEAALSPTKVELSADFGGQRWQWQGYIKRTSASIDVQNRVLYALAEIDLPFAKDESNRRPPLTVGQFVEAKIEGRELDNILLLPRKALQPGNLLWLVDADDKLQSLPIELIKSTRQQVAVRAEVAGEVRVLVSALDYYVVGLQVAPKAINQPQSLNSATVLTDTNAPVLAADPQAEEVIGE, encoded by the coding sequence ATGAATAAAAGAATATTACTGCCGCTATTGGTATTGGTGATCGGTGGTTTCGCGGTTTATGGTTTGATGACGGGGCGGCCAGTGCCCGAACCTATAGACTCGCCAGCCGGCCCGGCGACTGCCGTTGACGTATTTATCGCCACGCCTGAGTCAGTGCGTTTGACTGTCAGCAGTCAGGGCACTATTAGACCTCATCGGGCTATCGATATCGTTGCTCAAGTAGGCGGTAAGGTTGACAGCGTCAGTGATGTCTATCTCAACGGTGACTTCTTTACCGAGGGCCAACAGTTATTACGGATAGAGGATGCCGACTTCCGCTTTGCGGTTATCCGAGCCGAATCAATTGTCGCCGAGGCGAAGGAGTTATTGGCGACGATTAAAGGTCAGGCTTTGCAGGCAAAACGAGAGTGGCGTGACCTGGGCAATGAAGATGCCAACGCACTGTTCTTGAAAAAACCACAGCTACGTGCTGCTGAGGCGCGCGTGGCAGCGGCTAAATCAGACCTGTCTCAGGCTAAGTTGTCGCTGCAGCGGACAGTGATTAGGGCGCCTTTTGACGGGCGCATTGAAGAAACACTGGTTAACCTCGGTCAATATGTTGCTCCCGGTGCCGCCATCGCAAAAATTTATGCCACTGATAAGGTCGAAGTTCGACTGCCGCTGACCGATAGACAGATTGCCTTGCTAGATCTGCCGCTGCGCTACCAAAACAGTGAGGCGGCACTAAGCCCGACAAAGGTAGAACTCAGTGCTGACTTTGGTGGTCAGCGCTGGCAGTGGCAGGGGTATATTAAGCGTACCAGCGCCTCGATCGATGTGCAGAACCGCGTGTTATATGCTCTGGCTGAAATAGATCTACCCTTTGCCAAAGACGAGTCAAATCGTCGCCCGCCTTTAACCGTTGGCCAATTTGTCGAAGCCAAGATTGAGGGACGAGAACTCGATAATATTCTGCTGCTGCCCCGCAAGGCGCTCCAGCCGGGTAATTTGTTGTGGCTGGTTGATGCCGATGATAAGTTACAGTCGTTGCCGATAGAGTTAATAAAATCCACGCGCCAGCAGGTGGCCGTTAGAGCTGAAGTGGCTGGTGAGGTGAGAGTGTTGGTCTCTGCGCTAGATTATTATGTGGTTGGTTTGCAGGTGGCGCCTAAGGCGATTAATCAGCCTCAGTCATTAAATTCTGCCACTGTTTTGACGGATACAAACGCCCCGGTATTAGCCGCCGATCCGCAGGCCGAAGAGGTGATTGGTGAGTAA